The following proteins are encoded in a genomic region of Bacteroidota bacterium:
- a CDS encoding diacylglycerol/polyprenol kinase family protein produces MSDSPPLISYAAELKRKAIHLGALVLPAGILVLGRTVALWLLGPLATLAHVADVLRVRVHAVHRLITWLFEPIMRPEEQPPFGGPVVVNGATWMCVSAALCAFFFPEPVAASALAMLMVGDGAAAVVGRRYGRTRYPFSPKSVEGSVAFFVTGFLAAIPFGVLPEDGVALPALAVGAATAAVVEALPVPLNDNVRVPLVAGAVMLLLG; encoded by the coding sequence GTGAGCGATTCGCCCCCCCTGATCTCCTACGCCGCCGAGCTCAAGCGCAAGGCGATCCACCTCGGCGCGCTCGTGCTGCCGGCGGGCATTCTCGTCCTCGGGCGGACGGTCGCGCTGTGGCTCCTCGGGCCGCTGGCTACCCTCGCCCACGTGGCCGACGTGCTGCGGGTGCGCGTCCACGCCGTCCACCGGCTCATCACCTGGCTCTTCGAGCCGATCATGCGGCCCGAGGAGCAGCCCCCGTTCGGCGGACCGGTGGTCGTCAACGGGGCGACGTGGATGTGCGTCTCGGCGGCGCTGTGCGCGTTCTTCTTTCCCGAGCCGGTCGCGGCCTCGGCCCTGGCGATGCTGATGGTGGGCGACGGCGCAGCGGCAGTCGTCGGGCGGCGCTACGGGCGAACGCGCTACCCGTTCTCGCCGAAGTCAGTCGAGGGCTCGGTAGCGTTCTTCGTGACGGGGTTTCTGGCGGCGATCCCGTTCGGCGTGCTCCCCGAGGACGGCGTGGCGCTGCCGGCCCTGGCGGTCGGCGCTGCAACGGCCGCGGTCGTGGAGGCGCTCCCAGTCCCGCTCAACGACAACGTCCGCGTGCCGCTCGTGGCCGGGGCGGTGATGCTGCTGCTTGGTTAG
- a CDS encoding D-alanine--D-alanine ligase has protein sequence MSLRVGLVFDRFGDAAPPPDAPPDWDAEYEPEATVAALEAAVRALGHRPVRVGSARALLRAMGEGLPDLDAAVTIAESYGSRNREAHAPVLLELAGVPCLGSDALTLSVSLDKALTKTLARAAAVPTPDWRVVASAAEIGEADLPPFPVFAKPRYEGTAKGIALSSRCDDADALRAEVGRQVRLYRQDVLVERFVEGSEFTVAVVGNPGEALPAMQRATERRTGIGLHALERYDDPSAPFDYDLGALDADLEARLHDLSLRVYDALECLDFARLDFRVDPGGEPWFIEINPLPTFAPDGTFAIIADLAGQAYPDFLAGVLGRGLRRLGVG, from the coding sequence ATGAGCCTTCGCGTCGGCCTCGTCTTCGACCGCTTCGGCGACGCGGCACCGCCGCCGGACGCGCCGCCGGACTGGGACGCCGAGTACGAACCCGAGGCTACGGTCGCCGCGCTCGAAGCCGCCGTGCGGGCGCTCGGGCACAGGCCGGTCCGCGTCGGCTCGGCGCGGGCACTGCTGCGGGCGATGGGAGAGGGGCTACCCGATCTCGACGCGGCCGTCACCATCGCTGAGAGCTACGGAAGCCGCAACCGCGAGGCCCACGCGCCGGTCCTGCTCGAACTGGCCGGCGTCCCCTGCCTCGGCTCCGACGCCCTCACGCTCTCCGTCTCGCTCGACAAGGCGCTCACCAAAACCCTCGCCCGCGCCGCCGCCGTGCCGACGCCCGACTGGCGGGTCGTGGCGAGCGCCGCCGAGATCGGCGAGGCGGACCTGCCGCCGTTTCCGGTCTTCGCCAAGCCGCGCTACGAGGGGACCGCGAAGGGCATCGCGCTGTCGAGCCGGTGCGACGACGCGGACGCGCTCCGCGCCGAGGTCGGGCGCCAGGTGCGGCTTTACCGGCAAGACGTGCTCGTCGAGCGGTTTGTCGAGGGCAGTGAGTTCACGGTCGCCGTCGTCGGCAATCCGGGCGAGGCGCTGCCGGCGATGCAGCGGGCGACGGAGCGCCGGACCGGCATCGGGCTCCACGCCCTGGAGCGCTACGACGACCCCTCGGCCCCGTTTGACTACGACCTCGGCGCGCTCGACGCGGACCTCGAAGCGCGCCTCCACGATCTCTCGCTCCGCGTCTACGACGCCCTCGAGTGCCTCGACTTTGCCCGCCTCGATTTCCGCGTGGACCCTGGCGGGGAGCCGTGGTTCATCGAGATCAACCCGCTTCCGACCTTCGCCCCGGACGGCACGTTCGCCATCATCGCCGATCTCGCCGGTCAGGCCTACCCCGACTTCCTCGCGGGCGTGCTCGGGCGCGGGCTGCGGCGGCTCGGCGTCGGGTAG
- a CDS encoding dienelactone hydrolase family protein, with protein sequence MRLLFLFSLVLLATGCTDDNYGEAMSREHAGESPVATPIAAAIADDVITGRPVYASVGGESVTGFLARPDTNKTTEAEEPLPGLIVIQEWWGLNDNIQTMAKRFADEGYVALAVDLYGGEIAEDAGDARRLMSAAMEREAMLTDNLRQAYDYLVTQEGVGEVGVIGWCFGGAWSLRTALAMPDDIGATVIYYGRLITDRDRLAALDMPILGIFGAEDQGIPVESVREFETVLADLGKDAQIEVYEGAGHAFANPSGERYDAEAAEDAWARTLAFFDEHLRSGQRGE encoded by the coding sequence ATGCGCCTGCTCTTCCTCTTTTCCCTCGTGCTTCTCGCCACCGGCTGCACCGACGACAACTACGGCGAGGCCATGTCGCGCGAGCACGCGGGCGAGTCGCCCGTCGCCACCCCCATCGCCGCCGCCATCGCCGACGATGTCATCACGGGCCGCCCGGTCTACGCGAGCGTCGGCGGCGAGTCCGTCACCGGCTTCCTCGCCCGCCCCGACACCAACAAGACCACCGAGGCCGAAGAGCCGCTGCCGGGCCTGATCGTGATCCAGGAGTGGTGGGGCCTCAACGACAACATCCAGACCATGGCGAAGCGCTTCGCCGACGAAGGCTACGTCGCGCTCGCGGTCGACCTTTACGGCGGCGAGATCGCCGAGGACGCAGGAGACGCCCGCCGCCTGATGAGCGCGGCGATGGAGCGCGAGGCTATGCTGACCGACAACCTGCGCCAGGCCTACGACTACCTCGTCACGCAGGAAGGTGTCGGCGAGGTCGGGGTGATTGGGTGGTGCTTCGGCGGGGCCTGGTCGCTCCGCACCGCGCTTGCGATGCCGGACGACATCGGCGCGACGGTCATCTACTACGGCCGCCTCATTACCGACCGCGACCGCCTCGCCGCGCTCGACATGCCGATCCTCGGCATCTTCGGGGCCGAAGACCAGGGCATCCCCGTCGAGAGCGTCCGGGAGTTTGAGACCGTGCTCGCCGACCTCGGGAAGGACGCCCAGATCGAGGTCTACGAGGGCGCGGGCCACGCCTTCGCCAACCCGTCGGGCGAGCGCTACGACGCCGAGGCCGCCGAGGACGCGTGGGCGCGGACGCTCGCCTTCTTCGACGAGCACCTGCGCAGCGGTCAGCGCGGCGAGTGA
- a CDS encoding KamA family radical SAM protein — protein sequence MLPETRHPTLDTRRWTDWRWQMRHRIHDEASLRQYVCPTDDELEAVEATRDIFRWNITPYYASLMDPLDPDCPVRRQVVPKMSEMAPDIVGVADPLGEVEHSPVKNLIHNYRDRVAFCVTAECAIYCRYCLRKRMVGDADFMMRKDELGTAIDYLAAHPEIRDVLLTGGDPLVFNEKNLGWLLGRLRAIPHIEVIRLGSRLPVTLPFRITADLCDLLREHHPVWLNTHFNHPKELTPEAAEACARLAEAGVPVGNQSVLMRGINDDLATMKALVEGLVAMRVRPYYVYQAQLIGGTAAFRTPIETGMALMRGLRGHTSGFAVPTYVLDTPFGKVPLTRDYVRGRAGDHVVLESTRGDLWAEPNPIGDETPALALPAIDLPPGIATLPTGAPTFVPVPEGYAEAV from the coding sequence ATGCTCCCCGAGACTCGACATCCGACACTCGACACGCGGCGCTGGACCGATTGGCGCTGGCAGATGCGCCACCGCATCCACGACGAGGCTTCGCTCCGGCAGTACGTCTGCCCGACCGACGACGAACTGGAGGCAGTCGAGGCGACGCGCGACATCTTCCGCTGGAACATCACGCCCTACTACGCGAGCCTGATGGACCCGCTCGACCCCGACTGCCCCGTGCGGCGTCAGGTCGTTCCGAAGATGAGCGAGATGGCCCCGGACATCGTCGGCGTGGCAGACCCGCTCGGCGAGGTCGAGCACTCGCCGGTCAAGAACCTGATCCACAACTACCGCGACCGCGTCGCGTTCTGCGTCACCGCCGAGTGCGCCATCTACTGCCGTTACTGCCTCCGCAAGCGGATGGTCGGCGACGCGGACTTCATGATGCGAAAGGACGAACTCGGCACGGCGATCGACTACCTCGCGGCGCACCCTGAGATCCGGGACGTGCTCCTGACCGGCGGCGACCCGCTGGTCTTCAACGAGAAAAACCTCGGCTGGCTGCTCGGCCGGCTCCGGGCGATCCCGCACATCGAGGTCATCCGCCTCGGCTCGCGGCTGCCGGTGACGCTCCCGTTCCGCATCACCGCCGACCTGTGCGACCTCCTCCGCGAGCACCACCCGGTCTGGCTCAACACCCACTTCAACCACCCGAAGGAACTCACCCCCGAGGCCGCCGAAGCGTGCGCCCGACTCGCCGAGGCCGGCGTGCCGGTCGGCAACCAGAGCGTGCTCATGCGCGGCATCAACGACGACCTCGCCACGATGAAAGCGCTCGTCGAAGGGCTCGTGGCGATGCGGGTGCGGCCGTACTACGTCTACCAGGCCCAACTCATCGGCGGGACCGCCGCGTTCCGCACGCCCATCGAGACCGGGATGGCGCTCATGCGCGGCCTGCGCGGCCATACCTCCGGCTTCGCCGTGCCGACCTACGTCCTCGACACGCCCTTCGGCAAGGTGCCGCTGACGCGGGACTACGTGCGCGGGCGGGCAGGCGACCACGTCGTGCTCGAAAGCACGCGCGGCGACCTCTGGGCCGAGCCGAACCCAATCGGCGATGAGACTCCGGCGCTCGCGCTGCCCGCCATCGACCTACCGCCTGGCATCGCCACGCTCCCGACGGGCGCGCCGACGTTCGTGCCGGTGCCCGAGGGCTATGCCGAGGCGGTATAG
- a CDS encoding phosphopentomutase — translation MFVTIVLDGVGIGAQPDAERYGDAGSHTLGHVCAEARPDLPNLAQLGLGCIAPLSGVPPADQPLASFGRMTEVSAGKDSTTGHWELSGLHLAEPFPTYPGGFPPDLVARFLEATGCAGVLANKPASGTAVIDAFGEAHRRTGHPVLYTSADSVFQVAAHKDVLPLEQLYALCRTARTEVCVGEHAVGRVIARPFVGEAGAWERVSAERKDFSLAPSGLTVQEALQGNGVRTVAVGKIGDLFGDVGFDEVVETENNSEGVARTLDAIRSGTARTFVWTNLVDFDQHYGHRNDPAGFARALEAFDRALPALMDALPDAARLVLTADHGNDPCFPGTDHTREYVPLLLWERGRGSRDLGLRATFADHAASVAAHFGAAFTCAGQSFV, via the coding sequence ATGTTCGTGACGATCGTGCTCGACGGGGTGGGCATCGGCGCGCAGCCCGACGCCGAGCGCTACGGGGATGCCGGGAGCCACACCCTCGGCCACGTCTGCGCGGAGGCTCGCCCCGACTTACCTAACCTCGCCCAACTCGGCCTCGGCTGCATCGCCCCGCTGAGCGGGGTCCCGCCCGCCGACCAGCCGCTCGCTTCGTTCGGCCGCATGACTGAGGTCTCGGCCGGCAAGGACTCCACGACGGGCCACTGGGAATTGTCAGGCCTCCACCTCGCCGAGCCGTTCCCAACCTACCCTGGCGGCTTTCCGCCCGACCTCGTCGCGCGGTTTCTGGAGGCGACGGGGTGTGCGGGCGTGCTGGCGAACAAGCCTGCCTCCGGCACTGCCGTCATCGACGCGTTCGGCGAGGCACACCGGCGCACCGGGCACCCAGTCCTCTACACCTCCGCCGACAGCGTCTTCCAGGTGGCGGCGCACAAAGACGTGCTCCCGCTGGAGCAACTCTACGCCCTCTGCCGCACGGCGCGCACCGAGGTCTGCGTCGGCGAGCACGCCGTCGGGCGCGTCATCGCCCGCCCGTTCGTGGGCGAGGCCGGCGCGTGGGAGCGTGTCTCGGCCGAGCGCAAGGACTTCTCGCTCGCGCCGTCCGGCCTCACGGTGCAGGAGGCGCTGCAAGGCAACGGGGTCCGCACTGTCGCCGTCGGCAAGATCGGCGACCTGTTCGGCGACGTGGGCTTCGACGAGGTCGTCGAGACCGAGAACAACAGCGAAGGGGTCGCGCGCACGCTCGACGCGATCCGCTCCGGCACAGCGCGCACCTTCGTCTGGACCAACCTCGTCGACTTCGACCAGCATTACGGGCACCGCAACGATCCCGCCGGGTTCGCCCGCGCCCTCGAAGCCTTCGACCGGGCGCTGCCCGCGCTGATGGACGCGCTGCCTGACGCCGCCCGGCTCGTCCTCACCGCCGACCACGGCAACGACCCGTGCTTTCCCGGCACCGACCACACCCGCGAGTACGTCCCGCTCCTGCTCTGGGAGAGGGGAAGGGGGAGCCGAGACCTCGGACTCCGTGCTACCTTCGCCGACCATGCGGCAAGCGTCGCCGCCCACTTCGGGGCAGCGTTCACCTGCGCGGGCCAGTCCTTTGTCTAG
- a CDS encoding ribonucleotide-diphosphate reductase subunit beta, giving the protein MQIEPSSSAGHWRRYQKAKKLAWNPQHIDLDQDIHDWEGLTAAERDATIRACALFLGGEEAVASDLAPLFVALRRRPGQDAACAFLASQIWEETKHAEFFRRWLTEVAGDVDLDAYTGPSHAELFERVLPQRLDAVLSDGSDRAIVRAVTTYHVFIEGMLAETGYHGFYEIFESRGIMPGLVEGIRLVQRDEARHVAFGLDVLGDAFGRDAALREVMEAEAEALFDLVVGTLGDYFAPYGGETDPFGLTATDLLMFASTQLGKRQAVLERVAA; this is encoded by the coding sequence ATGCAGATCGAGCCCTCCTCCAGCGCCGGCCACTGGCGGCGCTACCAGAAAGCTAAGAAGCTCGCCTGGAACCCACAGCACATTGACCTCGACCAGGACATCCACGACTGGGAGGGCCTCACCGCGGCCGAGCGCGACGCGACCATCCGCGCCTGCGCGCTGTTCCTCGGCGGCGAAGAGGCCGTCGCCTCGGACCTCGCCCCGCTCTTCGTCGCCCTCCGCCGCCGCCCCGGCCAGGACGCAGCGTGCGCGTTCCTCGCCTCGCAGATCTGGGAGGAGACCAAGCACGCCGAGTTCTTCCGCCGCTGGCTCACCGAGGTCGCGGGCGACGTAGACCTCGACGCCTACACCGGCCCCTCGCACGCCGAACTCTTCGAGCGCGTCCTGCCTCAGCGCCTCGACGCCGTACTCAGCGACGGCTCCGACCGGGCGATCGTCCGCGCGGTCACCACATACCACGTCTTCATCGAGGGCATGCTCGCCGAGACGGGCTACCACGGCTTCTACGAGATCTTCGAGAGCCGAGGCATCATGCCCGGCCTCGTCGAGGGTATCCGGCTTGTGCAGCGCGACGAGGCCCGCCACGTCGCCTTCGGCCTCGACGTGCTCGGCGACGCCTTCGGGCGCGACGCGGCGCTGCGCGAGGTGATGGAGGCCGAGGCCGAGGCGCTCTTCGACCTCGTCGTCGGGACGCTCGGCGACTACTTCGCGCCCTACGGCGGCGAGACGGACCCGTTCGGCCTGACCGCGACCGACCTGCTGATGTTCGCCTCGACGCAGCTCGGCAAGCGGCAGGCCGTGCTGGAGCGCGTCGCCGCCTGA
- a CDS encoding T9SS type A sorting domain-containing protein yields the protein MYRLCSIIALTLGLLASPTLGQPTIFVDQSATGAGDGSSWADAFTDLQDALSVAASGDEIAVAEGTYTPSSTGDREESFVIPSRVNIFGGFPTGGGTPMQRDPDLFETVLSGDLAGNDGPDFVGNDENSFHVVRMTDVTDCTRDQPEVTVVFDGFTIRGGNAVGGAGGGLLYRSTIDGESCVIRLSQLVFAGNSADEGGAADFSSSTFVFERPVLEDVVFAGNRASGMGNQDGGGAVRASSGVLFQLSFIDVVFLGNTASRNGGAAYLNGGFSEGEPAPSFTNVHFYGNSADTGGAVYIRGGGGIQPLFVNALFSGNEANGINGIGGGVYLDVPGSGGVRASFSNVTFYGNSASDGGGVAANGNTIDSSTQSFYDNVIFWDNEAERGPGVFLSDRGAEGTFRSSLVQGVETGQGIREGEIVNEGGNFVADPLFTDADGPDGIAGTLDDDLTLLAASPAVDEGNQTMLPDDTADLDGDGNTNEPLSLDFAGNPRVDGLGVDIGAFERVSDGLEARAGAMGEPVTIAAEGGTLSYNLRLANEGAAAQAVDAWVVALLPNGNVFGPVDGPRAITLPAGANVGPVMLQGNVPARAPEGDYTALVRLGTFPDVVVAQAAVGFEKLAAAARGGAMTLADWQTGSLDALAAAASSAADVEASSTTLPDKVALAPAYPNPFARRATVGFALPEAAAVRLAVYDVLGRTVAVLADSEMEAGRHAASFDATDLAAGVYLVRLEAGEQVRTQQITRLR from the coding sequence ATGTACCGACTCTGCTCCATCATCGCACTCACTCTCGGACTTCTCGCGTCGCCTACCCTGGGGCAGCCCACGATCTTCGTGGACCAGAGCGCAACCGGAGCGGGCGACGGTTCCTCGTGGGCCGACGCCTTCACCGACCTCCAGGACGCCCTCTCCGTTGCCGCCAGCGGTGACGAAATCGCCGTTGCCGAGGGTACCTACACGCCAAGCAGCACTGGGGACCGCGAGGAATCTTTTGTCATCCCGAGCCGCGTGAACATCTTCGGCGGTTTTCCGACTGGCGGCGGCACGCCCATGCAGCGTGACCCTGACCTCTTCGAGACCGTGCTCTCGGGCGACCTCGCTGGGAACGACGGTCCCGACTTCGTGGGCAACGACGAGAACAGCTTTCACGTCGTGCGCATGACCGATGTCACGGACTGCACACGTGACCAACCAGAGGTCACGGTCGTCTTCGACGGCTTCACGATCCGAGGAGGGAATGCCGTAGGTGGGGCAGGGGGTGGACTTCTCTATAGATCTACCATAGACGGGGAAAGCTGTGTGATCCGGCTGAGCCAGCTTGTCTTCGCTGGCAACAGCGCAGACGAGGGTGGAGCAGCCGACTTCTCCTCCAGTACGTTTGTTTTCGAGCGACCCGTTCTCGAAGATGTGGTCTTCGCGGGGAACAGAGCATCGGGGATGGGCAATCAGGACGGAGGCGGCGCCGTCCGTGCTAGCTCAGGAGTCCTGTTCCAACTCTCGTTTATCGACGTAGTGTTTCTAGGCAACACCGCGTCTAGGAACGGGGGAGCCGCCTACCTAAATGGCGGCTTCTCGGAGGGAGAGCCAGCCCCTTCGTTTACCAACGTGCATTTCTATGGCAACAGCGCAGATACGGGCGGCGCAGTCTACATACGAGGTGGGGGGGGAATACAGCCTCTCTTCGTGAATGCCCTCTTTTCTGGCAACGAGGCTAACGGAATTAATGGGATCGGTGGCGGCGTATATCTGGACGTACCAGGCAGTGGCGGCGTGAGGGCTTCGTTCTCAAACGTCACGTTCTACGGCAATAGCGCCTCGGACGGTGGCGGGGTCGCAGCGAATGGGAACACGATAGACAGTTCGACGCAGTCCTTCTACGACAACGTCATCTTTTGGGACAACGAAGCAGAGCGCGGGCCCGGAGTCTTTCTCTCGGACCGGGGCGCGGAAGGCACTTTCCGCAGTAGCCTCGTTCAAGGCGTCGAGACTGGGCAAGGTATCCGGGAGGGGGAGATCGTCAACGAAGGCGGTAACTTCGTCGCCGATCCGCTCTTCACAGATGCTGACGGGCCCGACGGCATCGCCGGCACGCTCGACGACGACCTCACGCTCCTCGCCGCCTCGCCCGCCGTCGACGAGGGCAACCAGACCATGCTCCCCGACGACACCGCCGACCTCGACGGCGACGGCAACACGAACGAGCCGCTCTCGCTCGACTTCGCCGGCAACCCGCGCGTGGACGGCCTCGGCGTGGACATCGGGGCCTTCGAGCGCGTCTCGGACGGCCTCGAAGCGCGCGCCGGCGCGATGGGCGAGCCGGTCACGATTGCGGCCGAGGGCGGAACGCTCAGCTACAACTTGCGCCTCGCCAACGAAGGCGCGGCGGCGCAGGCGGTCGACGCCTGGGTGGTGGCGCTGCTGCCGAACGGCAACGTGTTTGGCCCGGTCGACGGACCGCGCGCGATCACGCTTCCGGCCGGGGCGAACGTCGGTCCGGTAATGCTGCAAGGGAACGTTCCGGCGCGGGCACCCGAGGGCGATTACACGGCGCTCGTGCGGCTGGGCACCTTCCCGGACGTGGTCGTGGCGCAGGCGGCGGTAGGGTTCGAGAAGCTGGCGGCGGCCGCGCGCGGCGGTGCGATGACGCTCGCCGACTGGCAGACCGGTAGCCTGGACGCCCTCGCCGCCGCGGCAAGCTCTGCGGCAGATGTGGAAGCGTCCAGTACGACGTTACCGGACAAGGTGGCGCTCGCCCCGGCCTACCCGAACCCGTTCGCCCGGCGGGCGACGGTCGGCTTCGCGCTGCCGGAGGCGGCGGCGGTGCGCCTCGCCGTCTACGACGTGCTCGGGCGCACTGTGGCCGTGCTCGCCGACAGCGAGATGGAGGCGGGGCGGCACGCGGCGAGCTTCGACGCGACGGACCTGGCGGCGGGCGTGTACCTGGTGCGGCTGGAGGCCGGCGAGCAGGTGCGGACGCAGCAGATCACCCGGCTGCGCTGA